The following coding sequences lie in one Montipora foliosa isolate CH-2021 chromosome 11, ASM3666993v2, whole genome shotgun sequence genomic window:
- the LOC137977519 gene encoding uncharacterized protein has translation MPAEHTKFSASWLSCVDVNNQSVGEWCRKGKDDFHGYCRFCDTDIKCDKSGRAQLLQHAKKEKHKQATKHVRSNNQAKLLVTAGAPSTSSTFSSNRSSGANVISFNYNDASFSAEIYCLAKMASCNLSLRPADHIGDTLRQMFPDSKIAAGFNLSRSSACCMISEGLAPCFKTVIIDDVKKSNLPFTMHFDETTTAQVKKQMDVTLRYWSPTHNEVWVAYYTSLFFGYAEGAKVASRMFSQMKDDGIPMGKLIALARDGPNVNKTILNELQQMIKDDYPRFAGFADIGSCVLHVVHNAFGKGLEKYGKEVDQLCLDLHAIFKHSAARREDYQQLQFDMGVELHTFQQHTEVRWLSIGPAIYRIMEQWDAICQFIRDLEKNEKTAPKSINYKWVAAMLTEGEKDATKVLLEFLKSTFPLFEEFLTLFHKSNTTIHLVYDSMCLTLLKVMRRFLKPTALEGKFGATLGSVSCEDVKLQLTDNKLVIGDQTRKALACLNPAKQRLAILRLRAFYVATVSHLQSRLPLGNKLLRDLGCLNPLKRHRKSTDSSIQNLSKKRQPQLDVSSVLDEWKLLQADQEVSELDTDQWVDRYWNAVFLLKSIDGNSRYQGLPLVIKSGLVFAQTNAESERSLSINARVVTSERSALGEVTNYRSVHCKGGSQVL, from the coding sequence ATGCCCGCAGAACACACAAAATTTAGTGCTTCATGGCTTTCTTGTGTGGATGTAAATAATCAGTCAGTCGGTGAGTGGTGCAGGAAAGGCAAAGATGATTTTCATGGGTACTGCCGCTTCTGTGACACTGATATCAAATGTGATAAATCGGGTAGAGCACAGTTACTTCAGCATGCCAAGAAGGAAAAGCACAAGCAAGCAACCAAACATGTTCGCAGTAATAACCAAGCTAAGTTGCTGGTAACTGCTGGTGCCCCTTCAACTTCTTCAACTTTCAGTAGCAATAGAAGTTCAGGTGCAAATGTTATTAGCTTCAATTATAATGATGCCTCTTTTTCGGCTGAAATCTACTGTTTGGCCAAGATGGCAAGTTGTAATCTTAGTTTGCGCCCTGCAGATCATATAGGAGATACATTAAGGCAAATGTTCCCAGACAGTAAAATTGCAGCAGGCTTCAACTTGAGCAGATCAAGTGCTTGCTGTATGATTAGTGAAGGATTGGCACCTTGTTTCAAAACAGTCATCATTGACGATGTGAAGAAATCTAATCTTCCCTTTACCATGCACTTTGATGAAACAACCACTGCTCAGGTGAAAAAGCAAATGGACGTGACACTTCGCTACTGGTCACCTACTCACAATGAAGTTTGGGTTGCATACTACACATCACTCTTTTTTGGTTATGCTGAAGGAGCCAAAGTGGCATCAAGGATGTTCAGTCAAATGAAGGATGATGGAATTCCTATGGGCAAACTAATTGCACTTGCTCGAGATGGcccaaatgtaaacaaaactaTTTTGAATGAATTGCAGCAAATGATTAAAGATGATTATCCACGGTTTGCTGGTTTTGCTGACATTGGTAGTTGTGTACTTCATGTTGTGCATAATGCCTTTGGGAAAGGCTTAGAGAAATATGGCAAGGAAGTAGATCAGCTTTGTTTGGATCTCCATGCTATTTTCAAGCATAGTGCTGCGAGGAGGGAAGACTACCAACAACTACAGTTTGACATGGGAGTTGAATTGCACACATTCCAGCAGCACACAGAGGTACGTTGGCTTAGTATTGGTCCTGCTATTTATCGTATTATGGAACAGTGGGATGCTATATGCCAGTTTATCAGAGATCTGgaaaagaatgagaaaacagCACCTAAGAGCATCAACTACAAATGGGTGGCAGCAATGCTTACAGAAGGAGAAAAGGACGCAACTAAAGTTCTGcttgaatttttgaaaagtaCTTTTCCTCTGTTTGAAGAATTTCTAACTCTCTTCCATAAGAGTAATACAACTATACACTTGGTTTATGACAGCATGTGCCTAACCCTGCTGAAAGTAATGCGAAGGTTCCTTAAGCCCACTGCACTGGAAGGCAAATTTGGTGCTACACTAGGTTCTGTTTCCTGTGAGGATGTCAAGTTACAGCTTACTGACAACAAGCTTGTCATTGGTGATCAAACCAGAAAGGCCTTAGCATGTTTGAATCCTGCAAAGCAGAGGCTGGCTATTCTACGCCTTAGAGCATTTTATGTTGCCACAGTATCCCACCTTCAGTCACGGCTACCCCTAGGAAATAAACTCTTGAGAGACCTTGGCTGCCTAAATCCCCTCAAAAGACACCGCAAATCTACAGATTCCTCCATCCAGAATCTTTCTAAGAAACGTCAGCCTCAGCTAGATGTCTCATCTGTGCTGGACGAGTGGAAATTGCTACAAGCAGATCAAGAGGTATCTGAACTTGATACTGATCAGTGGGTTGATCGTTACTGGAATGCTGTGTTCCTGCTAAAGTCAATTGATGGTAACAGTCGATATCAAGGTCTGCCCCTAGTGATCAAATCTGGACTTGTATTTGCCCAAACAAATGCTGAGTCTGAAAGGAGTCTGTCGATAAATGCAAGAGTGGTCACCAGTGAGAGGTCAGCACTAGGAGAGGTGACAAATTACAGGTCTGTGCACTGTAAAGGAGGCAGTCAGGTTTTATGA